Proteins found in one Salvia splendens isolate huo1 chromosome 10, SspV2, whole genome shotgun sequence genomic segment:
- the LOC121752945 gene encoding N-alpha-acetyltransferase MAK3-like yields the protein MALEFDTSEIEYMSYSGEHHLPLIMNLVDQELSEPYSIFTYRYFVYLWPNLSFLAFHKGKCVGTVVCKMGDHRHTFRGYIAMLVVLNSYRGRGIATELVSRSIKVMMESGCEEVTLEAEVTNKGALALYGRLGFIRAKRLFRYYLNGVDAFRLKLLFPRPEPDYSDSIKSVADESEEHGDGMPPEERIIQ from the exons ATGGCGTTGGAGTTTGATACGTCAGAGATAGAGTACATGAGCTACAGCGGTGAGCATCACCTGCCACTGATTATGAATCTCGTGGATCAGGAGCTGAGTGAGCCCTATTCCATCTTCACCTACAGATACTTCGTCTATCTCTGGCCCAATCTCTCTTTTCTC GCATTCCATAAAGGAAAATGTGTTGGCACGGTGGTGTGCAAAATGGGAGATCACCGCCATACTTTCAGAGGATACATCGCCATGCTTGTTGTTCTCAACTCTTACAGAGGCCGAGGCATTG CAACTGAGCTTGTTAGCAGATCAATTAAAGTGATGATGGAATCAGGTTGCGAGGAG GTAACACTAGAAGCAGAAGTGACCAATAAAGGGGCACTAGCACTGTATGGTCGTCTGGGATTTATTAGAGCCAAGAGGCTTTTCCGGTACTACTTGAATGGCGTTGATGCTTTCCGGCTGAAGCTATTGTTTCCTCGACCTGAACCAGACTACTCTGATTCAATCAAGTCGGTTGCAGACGAGAGTGAGGAGCATGGTGATGGGATGCCCCCCGAAGAAAGAATTATACAGTAA